The genomic region GGTATACTGGACTTCTTCTACATGCCTCTGAAATATTTCTTCTATAAGTTTTCAGATCCGCGTATTCTTGATAAATGGATGGTATCCCTGAAGAATATCTCCAACAGGAACAGTTTTAAGAAAGCTGACAGACGTATGATTATCGCTCCTCACTGTATGCGACATATGGAGTGTCCGGCATCATCTAAAAGAACTGGTATACAGTGTGTTTCATGTGGAAAATGTATTTTTAGCAGACTCAGGGAAGATGCATCAAAATATGGGTACGATCTCTATATTGTTACCGGTTCATCCTTTGTTAAACATGTGATTAAAGAAAAGAGCTATGATGCAGCTTTACTTATTGCCTGTGATTATGAACTGAATAAGGTTATGATGGGGCTAAAGGGTAAGAGACTGATAACTTATGGTGTCCCGATGCTTAATGACGGATGTTTTAATACTGAAGTTGAATATGAAAAAGTGATTGAAACTCTGGAACTGTTCTCTAATTAACTATATAAAAAGAGATATCGACTAATCGAAGAATATTGAGTGAGGAGAGTAAGCTCCCTTCTGTTAATGCAATACATTCATTCCAACATGGCAGAATGATGCGCTCAAAAGAGCTGCATTGACGGCATTCGGCTACGCGTACATAAACTTCGGGAATGGTCTAAACAACCATTGCCCCCTACTTCCGACTTGCACCCACGAGGATTCGCCGTTCCATCCGCATTTCATGAGAACTCAGCTTTTCAGCATCATCGCATTGACATGTTGCGGTATCGTTTCTGTGCCAGCATGTGCAAAGCACATGAGTTGCAAAGCAACTGCCCTGGCTCTCGCCAGATACCCTTTACAGGTATTCGTGTGTTTAGAAGGTGGGGAGACTTTCCTCAGGTCAAATGACCCGGCAGCCGTCCTTCCTCTCTCAGTGATTGAGATGAAATCAAATGATATATAACTTGTGACAATGCCTGGCAATTTAACTGGTTTCAATATCATATTAATTTAATACGTCATTAAAATTTCATATGCTATTTAAAAATAACATCTCATTTTAAAATAGTTCATTATGAATCAAAACATTTATTAAGAATCCTATGAAACAACTAAGATGGTTGGTATGAAATATAATAGGTATCTCATAATTGGTATCACACTGTTGACGGTACTATTCCTTTTCATATTCTCCGGAGCTGTTTCCGTAACAGACACCGAGCTGTTTAATGTCAATGGATTCGATGCCGGGGAAAATGGATTTGAAGTATTGGTACTGGGTATAGGACTTCCTTTATTGCTTGCAGCTATTTACGTTGTTTTCAGATCTAAAAAGGAGAATTCATCCTAAATTTAAGTAATGAATATCATTTTTAATTAAAATGTGAAATGATGGCTTAGAGTTTAAGCACACCACAGCCACAGCCACGTGTGAGCAGGAAATCCATTTTTGAAATGATCTCTTCCTGATGGAAGTCTGATAGTGATTCGAACTCTTCCTTGTGCTCAGTCAGGACATGCTCCTTCATTCTTTCTTTTGCCTTTTTTGGATCATTGTCGATGACTATAAAATCGTCATTAAAACCAAGGTCCTTGCATCTGAGTATATGTACTATAGTATAACCTCCTACTTAACGTTACAACTCCTGCCTTATAAGTTTTTGTTTTGACTGCAAAAAAGGAAGTAAAAATAACCGTACTTCAGAAGAAGAATGAAATACCAATTACAATGAAAAGTACGCCTGCAGCTTTGGAAATTGTATTCTTATTTATCTTTTCCATGAGTACTTTGCCAACATATACTGCCATAGATGAAAGCAGTAATAGTGCAAGTACAACACCTATGAATACCATCAATGGGTTGTATTGGGTTGCAAAAAGTGCAGATGCAAGCTGTGTCTTATCTCCCATCTCTGATACTAAAATAAGACCAAAACCCGACATAAAGGGAGTTTTTAGTTCGTATGAACCTTCCTGATCATCATCTTCCTTGTTTATCAGTGTCATTACACCGAAAATGATGAACATAACTCCGGCACCGATACGCACGTATTCCATTGGTATTCTGTTGGCAATTACATTTCCAAGAAGGATTGCCAGGCCATCTGTTATAATAAAAGCAAGCATCACACCGGCAAGTAAACGAGTGTATTCTCTTGTTTTAGTAGATAAAACCAATACGGCTAGTTGTGTTTTGTCTCCCAGTTCTGCCAGACCTACGAGGAAGAATGGGATCAGTATGTCCTGAATCATATTAACAGGAAGAAACAATAAGTCCTATATAAAACATTTCTAATATGTATCAAATATACTACTTGAAGTTTGCAGTACTTTATTTCAGAAGAAATTACGTAAGAATAAAAAAAGGTAAGCATATGCTTACTTTCTTTTCTTCTCAATTGATCTGTTTTACAAAAAAGTAATCAGTCTTCGACTTCCAGGGCCTGGATTATATCATGGACTGTAAGTTCACCTCTGGCAACCCTGAGG from Methanolobus tindarius DSM 2278 harbors:
- a CDS encoding TMEM165/GDT1 family protein, with amino-acid sequence MIQDILIPFFLVGLAELGDKTQLAVLVLSTKTREYTRLLAGVMLAFIITDGLAILLGNVIANRIPMEYVRIGAGVMFIIFGVMTLINKEDDDQEGSYELKTPFMSGFGLILVSEMGDKTQLASALFATQYNPLMVFIGVVLALLLLSSMAVYVGKVLMEKINKNTISKAAGVLFIVIGISFFF
- a CDS encoding DUF116 domain-containing protein, with the protein product MYRIIGIIVTLLFIMSILLAALALLVSRISLNRHVWLAGFFAGILDFFYMPLKYFFYKFSDPRILDKWMVSLKNISNRNSFKKADRRMIIAPHCMRHMECPASSKRTGIQCVSCGKCIFSRLREDASKYGYDLYIVTGSSFVKHVIKEKSYDAALLIACDYELNKVMMGLKGKRLITYGVPMLNDGCFNTEVEYEKVIETLELFSN